The genomic region ATTATATGAatacgtgaacagtaaaggaatactgttcaatatttataggcacaggacacagcctgtgaacaattacaatcatacccctcataaaagtttacaacatcgactcaaactcttatgaaCTAAAAGgttattctatctttaagtcggtttgtaattccgaagcttaatgaacggcacccttcggcattacgtacagacagcttcaaccgaaactgtttcttcctgcaggaccttcggcgacgaagcatggtcccaataagactatatttaatacttataatttacatttgtctgatttggacacAAAACAAACTTTTAATTAGAGAAACAAACACCCTTTAATTTATGCATAATCATGTGCATTGGATTCGTTCTCCTCCGCGCCACCCTGCCGCCCTGCTTTCTTCTGTTCCAGCGCTCCCCGCCACCCTCTGTTATCGCTGCTGGGTCTACTCCTCGCTCTTCCCCAGTGCTGCACTTTTCGGGAGTTTCACCCCGTCGTTCTCAAGGGTTCAGGCGAGGTGCGGACGCCGGAGGGAATGGCGGCGGCCGGAGCGAGGAGATTCTCTTTTGCTTCGTGGAGCGGTGGAGGCCGAGGACGAAGGTGGCGGCGATTTATGCATGGGAGAGCGGCGGGCGGACCTGGCGGCTCAACTTCCATAGATTCCACCGCCTGGAGGCGCGCAGGAGAGGTCGGCGCGGGGGCTTCTGGACTCCCTTGGCGTGCTAGGTCTGCGTTGCCTTTCAAATGGATTAATGGACGCTCTCGCTAGATATTGCTAGCAGTAGCCCTGTCATGGTGTTTTGTGCATGTGCTTGGGTGCTATAACTATGAGTAATAGATTAGGGCTTGATTATATACAAGATCTAATTGCTAGCTAGCTAAAAATTAGCTTAGTGCATCACTAATTTGTTAGCCAAGTTTTCAACTAGTTATTAGCCAACTAACtaacctaccatagctaatttagACTACTTTTTAGCACAACTAGTAACTAGCTAATTGTGTATCCAAACAGACATTGTCACTAATTTTTAGCACAATTCTTTTTACCTGTGGAGCATCCTACTTGAAGGAAGAGTGTGAGACGGTTGCCTGAAAAGAGATTTGGGTTATCCAATTATGTAAATTGCAAACATGGTTCTTTTACTGTAGAAGTTTATGGCTCAGTATGGAGTGGCTCCTTAGCCATTATTGCTTCCTCCTTGGATTGTCTACTGGACTCCTTATCTGACTTTATATTGTAGTTTACTGCCTTATATATGCAAAATTGCAAACACCAAATCCTTACATACATATACGTACCCAATTTGTAAAAGGCGAATGCAACCTCTGTGAGTTCCACACCAAGTATGACATGCTTCTTATCTACTTCCATTTCCTGCATTCGATTTTATTTGAATAAAATGATTGAACGTTCCGTTGTCCTTTGCTATCTTCAGCAGTCCTTCCATATTGTCGCCAGAAAGGAAGTGTTTCTGAGATATTAATTCAGCAAATCTTACTAGAACAAAATGTAAAAGAAAATAAAGTACTTCCAGTTGAACAATAAATGGATAGAAGTTATGGCCTTCTAATCCCATTTCAGATGTACCATTTGTTCTTGGGAGACTGGACATTGGTCACAATTATGTTTTTTATGATGTTATTTATGGGAGCTGGTATTTGAGTAGGTCTTATTACTTGCAAGTTTTGACAACTTTACCACAATCTGTAATGCAGGTTCTAGTAGTTTTTTTTACTTTTCTTTGCATTTTTTGGCCTTCAAATCATCCTACAATCTTGACGCTCATTGGTTATCCAATGTAAGTTCACTTTTCTTAAAAGAAGCCGACAGGGGTGGGGTAAAAACTGCCCCCACGGCCTTGTCCTAAGAAGGAACCTTAGTGAGATTGGCCAAGGATTGAGGATTGTGCTATAAGGGCCAGACCGTAACCATAGGCTATGTTTTGGGGAGGCAAAGCAAGGATCAGTCTCTATATGAAGAGTGGTTACTGGAATTGCAGCTTTTTATTTTCGAACCATGCTTGAGCTGGTACTGATGATATTAATTATTTTGCTTTTCAGGGAGATGATTTCTGCTTGACAAAAGAGCCTATGCACAGGAATTAAGGCCTATGCACAAGATGACCTTTTTGATGTCATCACTCATCACGAACTTCTTGCTACTCATGTTCAAGGCTGGATTGGCCAAGTTAGAGCTACCAATGTAAGTGACCTGTATTATATGTGACATAAGCTAATTTAGTAATTTCACTGATAGATCACATCCATGTGATGTGCATGGTGTAGGGCAGTATGCATCTGATGAACTTAATAACTCCAAACAACTTTCTGTCTAAAAAAAATCTTCAGATATATATAGTGACCAAATGACAAAGGAGTATGATTTCTTTCATAAACTGGCAGGCTTACATCTTCGCATAAGCTGCACCTTTACAGGCTTACACTAGACTGCTACTGTTACTTGAACAGCCGGGCCCTTTATTAATTCAAATTCTAACAAAAGCACAACACagctagaaaagaaaaaaaacaaaacaaaaacagTAATCCTGTGACTCCAAAACAAGAAAGGGCGATGGGCTCCAGCTTTAGATTCACTCGATACAGAAATCAGGGAATGGCATCGCCGAACCCAGATCCAGAACCTTTACCGCCGCCAGCACCGCCATTCTGGCTGTTCCCCGTGCCGCCACCGTTGCCATTAGCAGTTGCACCTGCATATCTTGGCCCGTACGGATACCTGTTAGAATAGGCAGAACCAGAACCGACGCCACTACCAGACCCTTGAGCGCTGGAGTCCCAAGAACCTCCAGcttttccgccgccaccgcccccGCCAGCACCACCAGCACTGGAAGACCCTCCATCACTACCACTGTACGTGCTACTCGCCGAACCTGACCCTAACCCTACACCATATGCAGATCCACCATACTGGCTAGTTCCACCGCCTGCGCCACCCCCTCCAGCACTTGCATGGACACCCTCCGGACTACTGTCACCTACTCCGGTGCCAGACCCGACCCCTGATCCCGCACCATTCACGTAACCGCCACCCCCTCCCCCTCCTTGTCCACTCCCATCAGCAGTAGAGAATCTAGCCACCCTCACAGCATTTGCTAACCCCATGCTCATGAG from Zea mays cultivar B73 chromosome 6, Zm-B73-REFERENCE-NAM-5.0, whole genome shotgun sequence harbors:
- the LOC100285159 gene encoding glycine-rich cell wall structural protein 2 precursor, producing the protein MAGTKLVSLGLIVLMSMGLANAVRVARFSTADGSGQGGGGGGGYVNGAGSGVGSGTGVGDSSPEGVHASAGGGGAGGGTSQYGGSAYGVGLGSGSASSTYSGSDGGSSSAGGAGGGGGGGKAGGSWDSSAQGSGSGVGSGSAYSNRYPYGPRYAGATANGNGGGTGNSQNGGAGGGKGSGSGFGDAIP